Proteins encoded in a region of the Takifugu flavidus isolate HTHZ2018 chromosome 10, ASM371156v2, whole genome shotgun sequence genome:
- the ccka gene encoding cholecystokinin a yields MNVGLCVCVLLAALSSSSLSLPSHVTSQNAPGEALLSDNLPTHHTRQARSAPAPPSGQFTNYNQPQDSADARNSLNQLLARLLSRKGSPYQSRTSITSRASGLAPSHRIKDRDYVGWMDFGRRSAEEYEYSS; encoded by the exons ATGAATGTaggactctgtgtgtgcgtcctCCTGGCTGCTTTATCCAGCAGTTCCCTGAGTTTGCCCTCACATGTCACG TCACAGAATGCTCCGGGTGAGGCTCTCCTGTCAGACAACCTGCCCACTCACCACACACGCCAGGCTCGCTCCGCTCCagcgcccccttcaggccaGTTCACCAACTACAACCAACCCCAGGATAGCGCTGATGCCCGGAACAGCCTGAACCAGCTTCTGGCCAGACTGCTCTCCAGGAAAG GCTCTCCCTACCAGAGCAGAACTTCCATCACCAGCAGAGCCAGTGGACTCGCTCCCAGCCACAGGATAAAGGACAGGGACTACGTTGGCTGGATGGACTTTGGACGCCGCAGTGCAGAGGAGTATGAGTACTCTTCTTAA